Genomic window (Marinobacter panjinensis):
TCAATCCCTGGGCCTGGCCAGTAGTGCTGCTGCTACTGGTCGTAGCGGGCAGTGTACTGGCGCTGGCGCTTTATCTCGCCCTGAGGGATGTAGACAGCAACCTCCGCGCCGTGGAGTCCGTCGCCATCCGCATTGCCCGTGGGGAAATGGGTGCTCGAGTCGATGCCGGCGACAGCCGCCTGGTTTCCCGGTTGGCGGCAGCCTTCAACAGCATGGCGGAGCATATCCAGAGGTTGGTGGGCGTGCAGCGGGAAATGATCCATGCGGTGTCCCACGAATTGAGAACGCCGGTGGCGCGCATTCGTTTTGGCGTCCAGATGATTGAGAGTGCCAGCAGTCCGGAAGCGTTGCAGAAGCAGCTCGACGGCATCGATGGTGATATCCAGGAACTGGATGAGCTGATTGACGAGATACTGACCTACGCACGGCTGGAGCAGGGCGGGCCGGTCTTCGCCCTACAGGAAACATCGGTGTCGGACATCGTTCGCCAGGTGGTGAGCGAACAGCAGATGACCCGCCCTGAGTACAGCATTGAGGCGGATATCGACGAAGAGTCAGAACGCTGGTCGCTGTCGGATGTGGAGCCCCGGTACCTGCATCGGGCGGTTCAGAATCTGGTGGGGAATGCCGCTCGTTATGCCACGCGGAATGTCAGGGTCCACTGCCAGTTTGATGAAGATAATTGCCGTATCGATGTCGAGGACGACGGTCCCGGCATTCCGGAGGAGGACTGGGAGAAGGTGTTTACGGCCTTTGCCCGGCTTGATGACAGCCGAACCCGGACGTCCGGTGGTTATGGTCTTGGCCTGTCCATTGTGAGAAGAATTCTGTACTGGCACGGCGGCCAGGCATTTGTCAGCCGCAGTGATGAGCTGGGCGGTGCCCGATTCAGCCTGGTGTGGCCCCGCAAGAAGCCGACCGAACACAGCCTGTGAACGGTTTTGTGACGGGTTTCTCGTCGCCTAACCGGATGTAACAAACCAGCAACACAACCACAACTGACGCCCCGGGTGATCAGCGGGATACTGATCGTGTAAGGGATGACTTTTGAGGTTGCAGTTCTTACGAACTTTCCTTGTTTCATTCGTCATTTGAGGGCCGGTTTTCCGGCCCTTTTTTTTATGGTTGTTTTCCCTGTTATTTTCTCCGTCTCCATGGTGTCCTGCCCATAGCGTTCTCCCCGATCCTTTGAGAAGATGCTGCATCAACAAGAATGATGCTGTTCAAGCTGAAAGGACGCCTGATATGACCCAGTACCTGCTTGCCATCGACCAAGGGACCACCAGCTCCCGAGCCATTGTATTCGACGCATCCGGCACCTCTGTCGCTACCGCGCAACAGGAATTTCACCAGTATTTTCCCAAAGACGGCCAGGTTGAGCATGACGCCCGGGAAATCTGGGACAGCACCCTGGCGGTCTGCCGGGAAGCGCTCAAAGAGTCGGGCGTTGATGCCTCGGAGCTGGCGGGTATCGGCATCACCAACCAGCGCGAGACCACCGTCATCTGGGACCGGAAAACCGGTGAACCCATTCATCACGCCATTGTCTGGCAGGATCGTCGCACGGCATCCGTCTGTGCAAAACTCAAATCCGATGGTCATGAAAACACCGTGGTTGATCGCACCGGCCTGCTAATTGACCCCTATTTTTCAGCCACCAAGATTGCCTGGATTCTGGATAACGTTGAGGGGGCGAGGGCCAGAGCTGATGCCGGGGAACTCGCCTTCGGCACCGTTGACAGCTGGCTGCTGTGGAATCTTACCAATGGCCGTTCCCACCGCACCGACGCCACCAACGCCTCCCGCACTGCACTGTTCAATATTCACGAGCAGCAATGGGATGAGGAATTGCTGGCGCTGTTTCGGGTTCCCTCGGCGTTGCTGCCGGAGGTGCTGGATTCTGCGGCGGACTTCGGCGTCACCGATGAACACTGGCTGGGCGCCCCCGTGCAGGTAGCGGGTATTGCCGGTGACCAGCATGCGGCACTGGTAGGCCAGGCCTGCTTTGAACCTGGCATGGCGAAAAGCACCTACGGAACCGGCTGCTTCCTGATGCTGAACACCGGAGAGAAAGCACTGCGTTCGGAGAACCGGCTGTTGACAACCATGGCCTATCGCCTCAATGGCAAGCCCTGCTATGCCATAGAAGGCAGCATATTCGTCGCCGGCGCTGCCATGCAGTGGTTGCGTGACGGGCTACGGCTGATCAAGCACGCCAGTGAGTCGTCTGCCCATGCCGCTGAAGTGGGCGTGGACAATCCGGTCTACCTTGTGCCGGCGTTCACCGGGCTTGGTGCACCCCACTGGGACCCCCACGCCCGCGGTGCGATTATGGGACTGACCCGGGATACCGGTATCGCCGAAATTGTTACCGCTGGCCTGCAGTCCGTGTGCTATCAGACCAAGGATCTGATACGGGCAATCCTGAACGATGGCGCGTCCCTGCAGGCATTGCGAGTGGATGGCGGTATGGTGGTGAATGACTGGGTGATGCAGTTTCTGGCGGACATTCTCAACGTCTCGGTGGACCGCCCCAGGGTAACGGAAACCACAGCCCTGGGGGCAGCTTACCTGGCTGGCCTGCAAACCGGCGTGTACCAGAGTCTGGAGGAGATAGCGCAGCTGTGGGAGCGGGAACGCCGTTTTGAGCCGGAGATGCGGCCGGCCCTGAGGGAGAAACTCTATGCCGGATGGCTGGACTCGGTTGAGCGGGTCTGTAATAACTGAACCGGTGCAGCTTGGCTGGTTCAGACTCGCTCGAATGCGATTAGGTGGTCGGCTTCCACCCGCACCGGTACATGTTCGCCCAGATAGAAATCCAGGTGGCTGCGGAACAGTGCTTCGAATTCGGTGTCTTCCGAGCAGCGGAAGCGATAGAGGGTTGAAGTACCGGCAAAGGTCTTTTCCACAACCCGGGGTTTCAGGTCCGACTCGGCGTCGTAAACAATGTCATCCGGCCGGATCAGCACATCCACCAGCGTGCCTGCCTTCCACTTGTAGGCCCGGTTGCCGCGGATAACCCCAAGCTCAGAGTCGATCGTATCCGGCCCCAAGGTCTTGCCCGGTATGAACCCACCCTGGCCAACAAAGCTTGCCACAAAGCGATTGGCGGGCTCATGGTACAGGTTGTAGGGCACATCCCACTGCTGGATACCACCATCCTTGAGGACCGCCACCTGATCACACATGGCAAACGCTTCCTGCTGGTCATGGGTAACCAGGATGGCACTGATGCCGAGGGTCTTGAGAATTTCCCGGACGTCCAGGCTGAGCCGGCGGCGAAGGTCTGCGTCCAGGTTTGAAAATGGCTCGTCCAGAAGGATCAGCGTGGGCTCTGGGGCCAGCGCCCGGGCAAGCGCCACACGCTGCTGTTGGCCACCGGACAGTTCATGGGGATAACTCCCCGCGAGATCCTGAAGGTGAACCAGTTGCAGCAGCTCCATGACCTTCTGGCGTTTTTCGTTCCGATCTTCGCTACGCAGGCCAAATCCGACATTTTCAGCAATCGTCAGGTGCGGAAACAGCGCATAGTCCTGGAATACCATGCCGATTCGACGCTTTTCCGGTGCCAGGGTCCGGCCTGGAAGGCTGATGGAGCTGGACTGCAGGCGGATCTCACCGGTATTGATGGGCAGGAACCCCGCCAGGGCACGCAGAATGGTGCTTTTGCCACAACCACTGGGGCCAAGCAGGCAGCCGATGTCGCCGTGGCTGAGGGCAAAGCTGACGTCCTTCACGACAGAGGTGCCGCCATATCCACAGGACAGGTTGTTTACTTCCAGCAGCCAGTCAGCGGGCTGTACCAGGCTTTCAGTCATCCAGTCAGTCCAGTCGATTGAGAATCAGGAACTCGAGCAGTGCTTTCTGCGCATGCAGACGGTTTTCGGCTTCGTCCCAGACCACGGAGCGGGGATGCTCCATCATGTCTGCGGAGATCTCCTCACCGCGATGGGCAGGCAGGCAATGCATGAACAACGCGTCCTTGTCAGCCAGGTTCATCAGTTCAGGATTGATCTGATAACTGCGGAAGGCCTTTTCCCGCGCTTTCTGCTCATCCTCCTGGCCCATGGAGGCCCAGACATCAGTGACCAACAGGTCAGCCCCTTTGGCGGCCTCAGCCGGATCGCGAACAAGGGAGACATGCTGCCCCTGGTCTTCGATCAGCCTGTTGTCGGGCTCATAACCTTCCGGGCAGGCCACCCGAAGGTTGAATCCGAACTGTGCGGCCGCATTGATATAGGACTGGCACATGTTATTGCCGTCGCCGATCCAGGCCACGGTGCCGCCGCGTATGCTGCCGCGATGTTCACGGTAGGTCTGCATGTCAGCCAGCAGCTGGCAGGGGTGGAAGTCGTCTGTGAGCGCATTGATGACGGGAGCTCTCGATGCTGCCGCAAACTTCTCGACAGTGCTGTGGGCGAAGGTGCGGATCATCACCGCGTCCACCATGCTGGAAATCACAATGGCAGAATCTTCAATGGGCTCTCCCCGGCCGAGCTGGGTGTCCCGGGGAGACAGGAACAGCGCAGCGCCACCGAGTTGTGTCATGCCAGCTTCAAAGGAAACCCGGGTGCGGGTCGAGGATTTCTCGAAGATCATGGCCAGAACACGGTTCTTCAGGGTTTCCCGAAAGGTTCCACCGCGCCACTCATTGCGGAGTCGGGTACCGTGATCCAGCAGTTGCTCCAGCTCGTCGGAGCTCAGGTCATTGAGTGTGAGAAAATGTCTTGCTGCCATGCTATGGCCCTTAGTTGATCGATAACCCTGTCTCTGAGTTCCGGGGCATGTTCGTGGTTACAACCGGCCCGCAGCAGTCATTGTCCTGAAACGACAATACGCCAGCAGGCGGCGAGGGCCGCACTGGCGGGATACAAAGACGGGGGTTGCCTGGCTGCCTGAAAGACAGGGGCTCAAGTCTAGCCCGTCAGGGTTCTGAAGACAACGCCACCGGCCGAGTGGTTGCGCTGGATCAAGGTCGGTGTTTGGTGCCGATGCCGGTACGTGTACAATGGGTTCAGTCAGGTGGCCGCAAGGCGACCCCGTTTTCAATGAGAGGTAAGTACCCATGGATATCAACGAAACCATCAAGAGCCAGCTTGAGGAAAACCCCATTATCCTTTACATGAAGGGTACTCCTCAGGCCCCACAGTGTGGCTTTTCCGCCAAAACCGTTCAGGCCCTGATGGCCTGTGGCGAGCGGTTTGCCTTCGTGAACATTCTTGATAATCAGGAGCTGCGTGAAGGCCTGAAAGTCTACTCGAGCTGGCCGACCTATCCACAGCTTTATATCAGCGGCGAGCTCGTTGGTGGCTGCGATATCATTCTGGAAATGTCCGAGAGCGGTGAGCTGGCAGAACAGGTCAAGGCCGCTGCCAAGCAGGCTGAAGCCTGAGATAGATAACCGCGTTTACAGGCGTTCCGGGGCGAAAATCAGCTCAACCCGGAAACGCTTCCTTCCTGAATGTTCCTCTGGTGGCTCCGGGTAGGGGCTGGCTAGCAGTGCAGCCTGATAAACAGCCCTGTCGATCTCCCGGAAGCCCGTTGACCGGGTCACTTTCGCGCTGGTCAGCGCGCCACTTCCCATTAGCTGCAGTTCCAGTTCCATGGTGACCGGCTCCGCAACGCGGTGGCTTGATGGAACCGGGCGTTTGTCCAGTTCGCTGCCAACCCGGGCTGCCAGGCTCACCAGGTAGGGATCGGTCTGCTCTGGCGAACGGCTGGCCTGTGTTATCGGCTCCGGTTCTGTCTCAGCGGTTACTTTGGGGGTGCCTGCGGCTGAAGCAACGGAATCGCGAGAAGGTGCGGATTGTTCCGGGGGCTGGTCAGATGGCTGCTCCCGGGAAGGAGAGCGTGAAGGTTCCCCGGCGGCGCGGACCTGCTTGCCGGGAGAGTTCAGAGTGACAATGTCGGGCCGGGTAGCGGGTGGTGAGTTAGCCGCTTCTGAGGCGGCACGTGCCGGTTGATTGTCACTCGTTTGTGCCGCCGCACTGGCTGCGGTTTCGGACGAAGGTTCGCTGCCGGGGCTCACCAGCTCCACCCGCACGGTCCGGCGATGGGATTCCGTCTCCGGGGGCGTGAAAGGCAGCGCTGACATCACCAGGGTATGGAGTAGCAAGGCAATCGATATTGCGAGGGTAATCCGGTATTTCCCCGGAAGACCGGTAACACTGCCATGCTCCAGCATTGACGCCAGCTTACCCCGCGTTGCTCCGCAAGCTGCCCACAACGGCGTCCAGCGCCCGATCAATCAATGCGCCCTGCTCAAGAACCGTCAGGCGTCCGCGCCGCATTTCGTGGGCGAGATCGGTACGGGATTTCTCGATAACCTTCAGCCCCATGCGGTTAACAAAGACGAAACTGTCTGCTTCTTCGATAATCGCAGACAGCTTGCAGCGGAAGCTGGCACCGTTGACCAGATTGAATTCCACCCAGTTGCCAATCTCAATGGCGTCGATCTGTGCCACAAATTCGGCAATTGCCGCGTCCTCCAGCTCCTGTTGACGCTGTATCGCGGTTTGGTGGCTGACGGGGTCCTCGTCTTCATCTTCCGGTTCTGTCTCAGGAGCGTCTTCCATGGCTTCTGCAAGTGCGTTGGCACGGAAAGCTTCGGTCAGCTCATGCTTGAGGTCCGACATCATTTCATCCAGTTTGGATGAATTGTAGGAGACTTCCTCAAGGCCGGCCCTCAGTGATTTCAGCAACCCGGGCACCACCCGGACCCACTGGTCCCGTTCTTCGTCGTCCTGATGGGGATGCAGGCACCAGATCAGGTCGTCCACAACCCGGACGGTCTGGGGCCAGCGATGTTCCACGTCGTCTCGCAGGTAAGCCAGGAACATGACCCGGCTCCAGCCATTCAGCAGGATATTCCGCACCGGCTCCTGGAGTTTGTAGCGCGCCAGCTTCTTCTGCAGCAACTGATCCACGGTCTCCTGGGCTTTCTGTGACTTGATGCGGCCGCGCTCGGATTCCCGTGTGCGCTGCTCTACCAGGGAAGCCTTGCGATTCTCTCTGGCCAGGAACTGCTCAAATTCCTCGCACAGGGTTTCGAACAGGGTCACGTCGCCGTCAAATTCGTTCAGGATGCGGGCAACCACCGCATGAATCTGCTCATACAGCTTGTCCCGGGCTTTTTCGTCGCTCTCACTCCAGCCGATGCCGGCCCGGGCAAGTGAGTTAAGCAGGCGACGGGCAGGATGGGTGGCTTTGCTGAAGAACGTCTTGTCTTTGATGACCACTTTGAGAATGGGAATCTGCAGCCGGCTGATCAGCACCTGTACCGGCGCCGACAGGTTGTAGTCGTCCAGAATGAATTCGAACAGCATGGACACCAGGTTAATCAGGTCCTCGTCCATTTCGTTCAGTGCCGGCTTCTTGCCGTCGCTGGTGTTCCCGGTTTGCGCAAGTAGCTGCTGGACAACCTGATACAGATCGACCATCACTGGCTTGCCGGCACTCAGATTGCCGCTGACCTGTTCACCCGGGGGTTGCTGGGGGAGCGCTCCGAGCAGGCCGGCAAGCTCTGCGCCACCGATAACATGAACGTTCGGGTCTGACGACCGGGGCGGAATACCTGCATTGGCACGCTGATGGGCGAGCATTTGCCGGATTTGCTCGAACATGGCACCTTCGTGATGCCCTTGCTGCTCGCTTGCGGCAGATGCGGTTTCACCGGGCGCCTGGCCGGCAGTTGTGCCCGGGGCAGAGCTGTCCTGTTGCTTGCCAGCTTTGCCGTGGTAGCGAAAGTTAGGAATGACGCCGGCCTGGATCAGAATCCGGTTGGCTTCATCCAGCAACATGCCAAGGTTGGAGACGACATAACGGTCAAACTGCTTGAGCAGGATCAGGCGCTCGCGAATCTGGATCTCGAGGGCCTGGATTGCTTCCACAAAGGCGCTGCACAGGTGTTCGGGAGCCATCGGGTTGACGGGTATGTCTTCACTGGCGCCCGGGTATACCACACTGAATCGGGTTTGCAGTTGAAGCAGGGGCCCCTGGAAGTGAACCCTGGATTTGGTGATCATGGCGTTGAGGGCGACCTGTTCTTCCAGGTCGTCGTCACCCACCAGCGACA
Coding sequences:
- a CDS encoding ATP-binding protein — its product is MPLKFFLKLYARLIGLTFLILLLCAALFLGVNSVREQFWQERFSGSLLRWIAATPYPEQQYHWLESFYDLRVTPPGDLPFSEVIMERLAYGQVVALETSIGQQVMIQDGQGRILDLRFRDIYSDVAEATALIARIHLDDMPAEGREDAMVQISEALAVEMDPVQDQSKLPDSDVLERVSERGISLYHHPSQDRAHVLLRLDDGTLVDLAMPSPFNPWAWPVVLLLLVVAGSVLALALYLALRDVDSNLRAVESVAIRIARGEMGARVDAGDSRLVSRLAAAFNSMAEHIQRLVGVQREMIHAVSHELRTPVARIRFGVQMIESASSPEALQKQLDGIDGDIQELDELIDEILTYARLEQGGPVFALQETSVSDIVRQVVSEQQMTRPEYSIEADIDEESERWSLSDVEPRYLHRAVQNLVGNAARYATRNVRVHCQFDEDNCRIDVEDDGPGIPEEDWEKVFTAFARLDDSRTRTSGGYGLGLSIVRRILYWHGGQAFVSRSDELGGARFSLVWPRKKPTEHSL
- the glpK gene encoding glycerol kinase GlpK; translated protein: MTQYLLAIDQGTTSSRAIVFDASGTSVATAQQEFHQYFPKDGQVEHDAREIWDSTLAVCREALKESGVDASELAGIGITNQRETTVIWDRKTGEPIHHAIVWQDRRTASVCAKLKSDGHENTVVDRTGLLIDPYFSATKIAWILDNVEGARARADAGELAFGTVDSWLLWNLTNGRSHRTDATNASRTALFNIHEQQWDEELLALFRVPSALLPEVLDSAADFGVTDEHWLGAPVQVAGIAGDQHAALVGQACFEPGMAKSTYGTGCFLMLNTGEKALRSENRLLTTMAYRLNGKPCYAIEGSIFVAGAAMQWLRDGLRLIKHASESSAHAAEVGVDNPVYLVPAFTGLGAPHWDPHARGAIMGLTRDTGIAEIVTAGLQSVCYQTKDLIRAILNDGASLQALRVDGGMVVNDWVMQFLADILNVSVDRPRVTETTALGAAYLAGLQTGVYQSLEEIAQLWERERRFEPEMRPALREKLYAGWLDSVERVCNN
- a CDS encoding ABC transporter ATP-binding protein; protein product: MTESLVQPADWLLEVNNLSCGYGGTSVVKDVSFALSHGDIGCLLGPSGCGKSTILRALAGFLPINTGEIRLQSSSISLPGRTLAPEKRRIGMVFQDYALFPHLTIAENVGFGLRSEDRNEKRQKVMELLQLVHLQDLAGSYPHELSGGQQQRVALARALAPEPTLILLDEPFSNLDADLRRRLSLDVREILKTLGISAILVTHDQQEAFAMCDQVAVLKDGGIQQWDVPYNLYHEPANRFVASFVGQGGFIPGKTLGPDTIDSELGVIRGNRAYKWKAGTLVDVLIRPDDIVYDAESDLKPRVVEKTFAGTSTLYRFRCSEDTEFEALFRSHLDFYLGEHVPVRVEADHLIAFERV
- the argF gene encoding ornithine carbamoyltransferase; this encodes MAARHFLTLNDLSSDELEQLLDHGTRLRNEWRGGTFRETLKNRVLAMIFEKSSTRTRVSFEAGMTQLGGAALFLSPRDTQLGRGEPIEDSAIVISSMVDAVMIRTFAHSTVEKFAAASRAPVINALTDDFHPCQLLADMQTYREHRGSIRGGTVAWIGDGNNMCQSYINAAAQFGFNLRVACPEGYEPDNRLIEDQGQHVSLVRDPAEAAKGADLLVTDVWASMGQEDEQKAREKAFRSYQINPELMNLADKDALFMHCLPAHRGEEISADMMEHPRSVVWDEAENRLHAQKALLEFLILNRLD
- the grxD gene encoding Grx4 family monothiol glutaredoxin → MDINETIKSQLEENPIILYMKGTPQAPQCGFSAKTVQALMACGERFAFVNILDNQELREGLKVYSSWPTYPQLYISGELVGGCDIILEMSESGELAEQVKAAAKQAEA
- a CDS encoding energy transducer TonB family protein gives rise to the protein MLEHGSVTGLPGKYRITLAISIALLLHTLVMSALPFTPPETESHRRTVRVELVSPGSEPSSETAASAAAQTSDNQPARAASEAANSPPATRPDIVTLNSPGKQVRAAGEPSRSPSREQPSDQPPEQSAPSRDSVASAAGTPKVTAETEPEPITQASRSPEQTDPYLVSLAARVGSELDKRPVPSSHRVAEPVTMELELQLMGSGALTSAKVTRSTGFREIDRAVYQAALLASPYPEPPEEHSGRKRFRVELIFAPERL
- a CDS encoding DUF1631 domain-containing protein — encoded protein: MNKQSGIHYLREHREAGSSNPVPAQVVRIRDTVVAGLGDLLQGAFDAVDDSLFELANNARSNNEQNRYFEAMREIRIKRKGVERHFQNAVAQLFANPPRSGAVAADESLASQTNSDSLSLVGDDDLEEQVALNAMITKSRVHFQGPLLQLQTRFSVVYPGASEDIPVNPMAPEHLCSAFVEAIQALEIQIRERLILLKQFDRYVVSNLGMLLDEANRILIQAGVIPNFRYHGKAGKQQDSSAPGTTAGQAPGETASAASEQQGHHEGAMFEQIRQMLAHQRANAGIPPRSSDPNVHVIGGAELAGLLGALPQQPPGEQVSGNLSAGKPVMVDLYQVVQQLLAQTGNTSDGKKPALNEMDEDLINLVSMLFEFILDDYNLSAPVQVLISRLQIPILKVVIKDKTFFSKATHPARRLLNSLARAGIGWSESDEKARDKLYEQIHAVVARILNEFDGDVTLFETLCEEFEQFLARENRKASLVEQRTRESERGRIKSQKAQETVDQLLQKKLARYKLQEPVRNILLNGWSRVMFLAYLRDDVEHRWPQTVRVVDDLIWCLHPHQDDEERDQWVRVVPGLLKSLRAGLEEVSYNSSKLDEMMSDLKHELTEAFRANALAEAMEDAPETEPEDEDEDPVSHQTAIQRQQELEDAAIAEFVAQIDAIEIGNWVEFNLVNGASFRCKLSAIIEEADSFVFVNRMGLKVIEKSRTDLAHEMRRGRLTVLEQGALIDRALDAVVGSLRSNAG